GCGGCAGGCGGGGGCGGGGCAGCCGGCCGGCGACGGCGGCCAGCCGGGCGCGGAGGTCGCCGGCGCTCACGGCGCCTCCGGCACCCCCCTGGCCAGCGCCGCGCCGCCCCGGTAGACGGCGGCCTCGCCCAGGTCCTCCTCGATGCGGAGGAGCTGGTTGTACTTGGCCACCCGGTCGGAGCGGGCCGGCGCGCCGGTCTTGATCAGGCCGCAGTTGGTGGCGACGGCGAGGTCGGCGATCGTCGTGTCCTCGGTCTCGCCCGACCGGTGGGACATGACCGCCGTGTACCCGGCCCGCCCGGCGACGGCCATGGTCTCGAGGGTCTCGGTGAGCGTGCCGATCTGGTTGACCTTGACGAGGATCGAGTTGGCCACGCCGGCCTCGATGCCCCTCGTGAGCCGCTCGACGTTGGTGACGAACAGGTCGTCGCCCACGAGCTGGACCCGGTCGCCGAGCGAGGCGGTGAGCGCCGCCCACCCGTCCCAGTCGTCCTCGGCCATGCCGTCCTCGATCGACACGATCGGGTGGCGGTCGCAGAGCCCGGTGAGCCAGTCGACCATCTCGTCGGGCGACAGGTCGCGGCCCTCGCCGGCCAGCCGGTAGCGGCCGTCCTCGAACACCTCGCTGGCGGCCACGTCGAGGGCGAGGGCGAGGTCCTGCCCGGGCCGGAGGCCGGCCGCCTCGATGGCGTCCTCCAGGAAGGCGAGGGCGTCCTCGTTGGCGCCGAGGTCCGGGGCGAAGCCGCCCTCGTCGCCGAGGCCGGTGCTCAGGTGCCGGGCCTTCAGGATCCCCTTCAGCGCGTGGTACAGCTCGGCGCCCCACCGGAGGGCCTCGGAGAACGAAGCCGCGCCGACCGGCAGGACCATGAACTCCTGCACGTCGAGGGTGTTGTCGGCGTGGGCGCCGCCGTTGACGACGTTCAGCATCGGCACCGGCAGCACGTGCGCGTTCACGCCGCCGACGTAGCGGTAGAGCGGCAGGTCGAGCTCGTCGGCCGCCGCCTTGGCGACGGCGAGGGACACCCCGAGGATGGCGTTGGCGCCGAGGCGGGCCTTGTTGTCGGTGCCGTCGAGGTCGACGAGGCGCCGGTCGAGCTCGCGCTGCTCGAGCCCGTCGAGGCCGACCACGGCGTCCAGGATCTCGCCGTTCACGTGGTCGACGGCCTGGTCGACGCCCTTGCCGGCCCACCGGTCGCCGCCGTCGCGGAGCTCGACCGCCTCGAACGTGCCCGTCGACGCGCCCGACGGCACGATCGCCCGCCCGGACGCCCCGGAGGCGAGGAAGACCTCAACCTCAACCGTAGGGTTACCGCGGGAGTCGACCACCGCACGGCCGACGAGGTGGTCGATGGCGCTCATCGACCCGCGACGCTACACCTCTGGTGGAGGTTCAGGACGGAGCGGAGAGACGCCGGTGCCGGCCGCCGGGTCGGGCGGCCGGCACCGGACCTCGACTACCCGCCGCCGATGCCGGCGGCGAAGACGATCGAGCTGAGCGCGCTGAGCGCGTACTTCAGGTAGGACCGTGCCGTCTTCACGCGTACCTCCGCCTTCCTCGAGGGCGCCGACGTGGCGTCCGCGAGAGGCGTAGCACGGTCACCCGGTGGCGACAACCCCCTCGGTCCAAACGAGCAGCGGCACCGATCCCGGCCGGGCGGCCGCGGCGGCCCTGCGGGCCGACCCCGCGGTCGGCCCCTCGGCCACGGGCCGGCCGTCGACGACGGCGACGTAGCGGCCCGCCCCGCCGGTGCCCGCCGCCTCGGCCAGCCGGATCGCCGCGCCCAGGTCGGCCGGCGCGGCACCCGGCCGGGCGGGCCGCTCGGGGTCGGGGGTGCCGTCCGCCTCGGCCAGGTACCGGGCCGTCGAGCGCTCCCGGCCGCCGGTCCGGCGGAGGAACCACCGGTACTCGACGACGATGACGGGGCCGAGCACGACCATGGCCGGCACGGCCCGGTTCAGCCAGTCCGCCCAGAAGGCGAGGAACAGGGCGAGGATGCCGGCCACGCCGGTGACGCCGGCGACAACGGCGGCCCGCCGCCCGAACGCCTTCTCCGCGGTCACCGTCCAGAGCACGGCCACCAGCACGTCGCCGAGCCCGACGGCCACGGCGTCGCCGCCCCGGCCCCACCCGAACGCCGGGGTCACCGGCAGGGCCGACACCCGAGTGAAGAAGTCGACCATGACCGGGAAGGCCACGGTGGCGAGGAAGTCGTAGACGACGAGGCCGGCGGCGAACACCGTCACCTCCCTCGCCCGCATCCCGCTCTGGGCGTACAGGTTGACCACGCCGACGACCATCACGAGGAGGAGCAGGTCGTTCAGCGCCAGGTAGGCGAGGTGGTGGCCCCGGTCGTCGTGGAGCTGGGCGAGGGCGACGTCGGCGGCCAGGGCGGCCACGGCCACGACCAGGGCCGGGCGGGCGCCGAGCAGCGGGGTCAGGGTGAAGTTCGTGATGAAGGCGGCCACGAACCCCATGACGGCCACGACGGCGACCGTCGGCAGGTGGACGTAGAGCGGGGGCAGCACGACCAGCACCACCGACATCACGACGATGTCCCTGGCGTTGTAGACGCCGACCGGGGCCCGCTGGACCCGCACCCGGCGCAGGTAGGCGACGGCGGCGACGACGGTGGCCGCCACCAGGGCGGTCACCACGGCGATCGTGCTCAGCGAAGGGCCCACGTCCCGCTCCCGTCCCTGACGATGGTGGTCTCCCGCAGCCAGGCCCGCATGAACTGCGGGGGCGGCATGGTCGTGTCGTCGTCGTGGAGGACGAGCTTGCGGAGGGGCAGCCCCCTCGCCGCGGCGGCCGCCTCCAGCCGGTCGCGGAGGCCGTCGTCGTCCTCGACCACCCGCACATGCAGGTCCACGCCGTCGTCGGCCGGGTCGAGCGCGTAGCGCACGGGCAGGGGCACGGCCGGCTCGGCCTCCAGCACCTCGAGGACGTCGCGCTGGTACACGGGCCGGCCGCCGGCCGTCGCCGACAGGGTGGCCTTGCCGAGCAGCGGCGACGTGGCCGGGAGGGCGGCGAACTCGCACGTGGTCGGCGGCTCGGGCAGCGCCCGCACCAGGTCGCCGGTGGCCAGCCGGAGCACGAGGGTCGTGTCCCGGTACGGGTAGTAGGGCGTGACCACGAACTGGCCGACCTGGCCCGGTGCCGCCGGCTCGTTCGTCACCGGGTCGAGCACCTCGACGAGGCCCTGGTCCTCGGGGATGTGCAGGTGGCCCTCGTCGCACACGATGCCGGCGATCGGGAAGATCTCGGTCATGGCGTAGCCGTCGAGCACGGGCACGCCGAACGTGGCCTCGGCCCGGCGCCGCAGGGCGTCGCTCAGCACCTCGCCCCCGGAGATGATGCGCTCCAGGCCGAAGTCCTCGGGCCGGTACCCGGAGCGCTGCGCCTCGGCGACCAGCGCGGCCAGGTAGCTCGGGTGGGTGGTCAGCACGCTCACCTGCCGCTTCTTGCCGGGCAGGTGGACCGGGTGGGCGGCCCGGGACAGCGCCTCCGCCGGGTCGATCATCCCGATCAGCACGGTGGCCGCGCCGACCAGGCGGGCGGCGGCGGCCGTGTTCCCCACGCCGAGCAGGGCCCGCGAGCTGATGCAGATCTGGACGACGTCGTCGGGGCCGACCTGGCCGGTGAGCAGGAACGAGACGGCGGCGAGGCCGGCGGCCAGGTCGAGCTCGTAGCGGGAGAACCAGATCGAGGTCGGGATGCCGGTCGTGCCGGTCGTCGTCGCCTGGAACACCGGCGACGAGCGGGACGACACGAACGCCTCGGGGGACGCCCGCAGCGCCTGCTTGGGCGTGGGCGGCAGCTCGGTCCGGCGCTCGAGGGTGAGGTCGGCGGGGGCGAGCCCCAGCCGGTCGAGGCGGTCGCGGTACCAGGCCGTCTCCTCGTAGGCCTTGGCGACGACGGTCCGCCACCGCTTGGCGTCGAAGGTGGCCCTCGCCTCCGGGTCGAGCCCCGAGCCCTGCATGAGCTCGCGCTGCTCGTCGCCGACGACACCCAGCTCGGCCTGGGTGGCGAGGATGTCGTCGACCATGCGCCGGAGGTCGTCGACGCGGACCCGGCGGTTCCTCAGCAGCGCCACGCCGTACCGCAGCTGGCGGACCGCGGTGTCGAGCACGCTCCCTCCTTGCCGCTGGAAACGGAGGGGCGGGCCCCCGAAGGGGCCCGCCCACCGAGATCGGGCCTACGAGCCGTAGGCGGCGAACACCACCGAGCTGAGCGCGCTCAGCGCGTACTTCAGGTACGACTTCGCAGCCTTCATCCGACACCGCCTTTCCGACGGACGCCGGAGGCTGGGTGTGGCCTACGAGCTGACGACGAAGACCGCGGAGCTGAGCGTGCTCAGCGCGTGCTTCAGGTAGGACCTCGCGGCCTTGAACATGGGCACCGCCTCCGTTGTCCAGGCTTCACGTTGGGCACGCGCCACCATCGACGCGCACGGAACATATGCCTGATCGGGAGGCCTCCTGTCAACCGCCGCCTGCGACCTCGGCGGCCTCGACCCTCGCCCTGAACCGGTTGGCGGCGGCCCGGAGGGCGCCCTCGGCGTCGAGGCCGCGGCGGCGGGCGCCGTCGACCAGCGCGAAGAGCAGGTCGCCGAGCCCGTCCTCGGTGGGAGGCGGGGCGGGCCCGTCGCCGGCCGCGGTGACGCCCACGGTCTCGGCCCGGCGCTGCACCTTCGCCGCGTACAGCAGCGCCGGCAGGCCGGCCGGGATGCCGTCCATCACCGACGCCCGCGACTTCTCCGCCTGCTTCAGCCGCTCCCAGTTGGCCTCGACCGACTCGGCGGTGGCCGCCCGCACGTCGCCGAACACGTGGGGGTGGCGGGCGACGAGCTTGTCGTGGATGCCCCTCGCCACGTCGGCCAGGGTGAACCAGCCCTCCTCGGCGGCCAGGGTGGCGTGGAACACGACCTGGAACAGCAGGTCGCCCAGCTCCTCCTCGAGGTGGTCGACGCCCTCGCCGCCCGGCCCGAGGCCGTCGATGGCGTCGACGGTCTCGTAGGTCTCCTCGACGAGGTGGCGGGCCAGCGACGCGTGCGTCTGCTCGCGGTCCCACGGGCACTCGCGCCGCAGGGTGCGGACGAGGTCGGCGAAGCGGGCCACCTCGCCGGCGACCGGTGCCGCCAGCCGCGGCACCCACACCGAGGTGAGGTGGTCGGGCTCGACGGCCCGGTCGAGGTCGGCCCAGGGCACCTCGACCACCCGCTCGTCGGGCAGGCCGAGGTGGTGCAGCACGGTCACGGCCGGCAGGTCGTCGCCGTCGACGGCCAGCTTCACCGCCGACAGCACGTCGCGCCGGTCGCACTGGGCCACGAGCAGCGGGCCCCGCTCCCCCGCCGCCTCCTCCTCGAAGCGGTGGCCGTCCACCATCCGGGCGCCGGTCGCCACCGGGTCGACCCCGAGCCGGGCCCAGGCCAGGTCGAGGAACGACAGCGCTGGCAGCACCTTGACGGCGACGTCGTCCCTGGCCAGCAGCAGCTGCACCGACCGCTCGGCCACCGCCGGCGACCCCGGCACGGCGTACAGCACCTCGCCGCCCTCGGCGGCGACGGCCGCCAGCCGGCCGGCGATCGTGGCGTACACCTCGTCGAGGGTGGCGGCCGACTCGTAGACCTCGTCGAAGCTGGCGGCCCCCTCGACCACGGGCGCCGACGGGTGGCGGGTCGTCCGCAGGAACCGGCGCGCCGGCGGCACCCGGGCCAGCGCCTCGAGCGTGCCGGCGGTGACGAGGTCCGGCCCGGCGGGGCCGAGCCCGACGACCACGACCCGGCCGCCCGGCGTCGGGGCCGGGGTCAAGGGGCGGTCGTGGTGCCGGTGCCCGAGTCGCCGCCCTCGATCGTCACCGACGGGAACGGCGTGGACGTGGCGGCCGTGGTCGTCGTGGTCGGCCCGGCCGGCGGGTCGATCTGGCCGGTGGCCGGGTTCCAGGTGCCGTAGCGCCGGTCGACGTCGATCTCCGCCCCGTCGAGGGCCTGCTCCAGCCAGCCGTTGATGTCCGACTGCCCGCCCACGTCCTGGGCCACCTGGTCGCGCACCTCGTCGAGGGGCGGGGCCGGGTCGCGGGACGTCACGAGGATCAGGTGCCAGCCGAACTGGGACTGGACGGGGCCGACCACCTCGCCCACCTCGGCCTGCTCGGCGGCGTCGGCGAACTCGGGGACGTACTGGGTGAGGTCCGAGCACGGCAGCTCGCCGCCCTGCTGGGCCGAGCCGGTGTCGGTCGAGTGCGCGCCGGCCAGCTCGGCGAAGTCGGCGCCGTCGTCCAGCTGGGCCTTCAGGTCGTCGGCCTCCTCCTCGGAGCCGACGAGGATGTGGGAGACGCAGTTCTGGGCGTACCGGTTGGCGTGCTCCTGGTAGTAGGCGTCGACCGCCTCGTCGCTGCCGCCCTCGTCCCGCAGGGCCTGGTCGAGGGCCAGGGCCGCCGCCCACCGGTCGACCAGCTCCTGCTGGTACTCCTCCGGGAAGGCGTCGAGCACCGGGCCGCCGACCGTCTCGCACTCCTCGGACGGCCCGCCCACGAAGGCCAGCTGGCACAGCGCCTGCTGGCGGGCCTGCTCGCGGACGGCGTCGTCGATCTCGAGCCCCCGCCGGTCGACCTCCTGGCGGATCAACGAGAAGATGATGTCGATCCGCAGCACCTCGCCGAGGAGGGCCTGGCTGAACGTGCCCTCCCCGTCGCCCTGCACCGGGATCTGGGTGTTCTGCTCGAAGGCCTGGACGTAGGCGTCGTTGCCACGGATGGCGTCGAGCTCGTCCTCGAGCTGGTCGGCGGTGATCTCGCGCCCGTTGATGGTCGCGGCGGGGTCCTGCTGCCCGCAGCCGGCAAGGGCGGCGAGGAGGCAGGCGACGGTGGCGGCGGCGAGCAGTCGTCTCACGGGAGGTCAGATGCTAGGGGGGTCATGGGCCGGGGACCATTCACTCACTACGCCGGCGTGGCCGCCGGTTCCTCCTCGGGCACGAGCTCGCGCAGGAACGACACCAGCCGGTCGACCACCGGCTCCCCCCGCTTGACCGGCAGCTGCACCTGGCCGAGGTCCTCCTTGTAGACGGCCTCCCTGGACAGCCGGCGCAGCCGGATCGTCTGGCTGGTGCGCAGCCGCAGCGGGGCGATGCGGGCCGTCCACGCCGGCCCCGAGAACGCCGGGCCCTTGGTGACGACGACCTCGCGCACGCCGATGCGGACGCACTCGGCCCGCAGGCGGGCGACGTCGAGGAGGGCCTCGGCCGGCGGCGGCACCGGGCCGTAGCGGTCCTCCCACTCGGCCCGGATGTCGGCGACCTCGCCCTGGGTGGTGACGGCGGCGAGGCGGCGGTAGGCCTCGAGCCGCAGCTCCTCCTTGGCCACGTAGTCGACCGGCAGGTGGGCATCGACGGGCAGGTCGAGCTTGACCTCGGCCGGCTCCCGCAGCTCCTCGCCCTTCAGCTCGGCCACCACCTCGTTCACCATCTGGCAGTACAGGTCGTAGCCGACGGCGGCGACGTGGCCCGACTGGCCGGTGCCGAGCAGGTTGCCGGCGCCCCTGATCTCGAGGTCGCGCATGGCGA
The Acidimicrobiales bacterium DNA segment above includes these coding regions:
- a CDS encoding peptidylprolyl isomerase; this translates as MRRLLAAATVACLLAALAGCGQQDPAATINGREITADQLEDELDAIRGNDAYVQAFEQNTQIPVQGDGEGTFSQALLGEVLRIDIIFSLIRQEVDRRGLEIDDAVREQARQQALCQLAFVGGPSEECETVGGPVLDAFPEEYQQELVDRWAAALALDQALRDEGGSDEAVDAYYQEHANRYAQNCVSHILVGSEEEADDLKAQLDDGADFAELAGAHSTDTGSAQQGGELPCSDLTQYVPEFADAAEQAEVGEVVGPVQSQFGWHLILVTSRDPAPPLDEVRDQVAQDVGGQSDINGWLEQALDGAEIDVDRRYGTWNPATGQIDPPAGPTTTTTAATSTPFPSVTIEGGDSGTGTTTAP
- a CDS encoding AMP-binding protein, with the translated sequence MLDTAVRQLRYGVALLRNRRVRVDDLRRMVDDILATQAELGVVGDEQRELMQGSGLDPEARATFDAKRWRTVVAKAYEETAWYRDRLDRLGLAPADLTLERRTELPPTPKQALRASPEAFVSSRSSPVFQATTTGTTGIPTSIWFSRYELDLAAGLAAVSFLLTGQVGPDDVVQICISSRALLGVGNTAAAARLVGAATVLIGMIDPAEALSRAAHPVHLPGKKRQVSVLTTHPSYLAALVAEAQRSGYRPEDFGLERIISGGEVLSDALRRRAEATFGVPVLDGYAMTEIFPIAGIVCDEGHLHIPEDQGLVEVLDPVTNEPAAPGQVGQFVVTPYYPYRDTTLVLRLATGDLVRALPEPPTTCEFAALPATSPLLGKATLSATAGGRPVYQRDVLEVLEAEPAVPLPVRYALDPADDGVDLHVRVVEDDDGLRDRLEAAAAARGLPLRKLVLHDDDTTMPPPQFMRAWLRETTIVRDGSGTWALR
- the eno gene encoding phosphopyruvate hydratase; the protein is MSAIDHLVGRAVVDSRGNPTVEVEVFLASGASGRAIVPSGASTGTFEAVELRDGGDRWAGKGVDQAVDHVNGEILDAVVGLDGLEQRELDRRLVDLDGTDNKARLGANAILGVSLAVAKAAADELDLPLYRYVGGVNAHVLPVPMLNVVNGGAHADNTLDVQEFMVLPVGAASFSEALRWGAELYHALKGILKARHLSTGLGDEGGFAPDLGANEDALAFLEDAIEAAGLRPGQDLALALDVAASEVFEDGRYRLAGEGRDLSPDEMVDWLTGLCDRHPIVSIEDGMAEDDWDGWAALTASLGDRVQLVGDDLFVTNVERLTRGIEAGVANSILVKVNQIGTLTETLETMAVAGRAGYTAVMSHRSGETEDTTIADLAVATNCGLIKTGAPARSDRVAKYNQLLRIEEDLGEAAVYRGGAALARGVPEAP
- a CDS encoding MazG family protein, with amino-acid sequence MTPAPTPGGRVVVVGLGPAGPDLVTAGTLEALARVPPARRFLRTTRHPSAPVVEGAASFDEVYESAATLDEVYATIAGRLAAVAAEGGEVLYAVPGSPAVAERSVQLLLARDDVAVKVLPALSFLDLAWARLGVDPVATGARMVDGHRFEEEAAGERGPLLVAQCDRRDVLSAVKLAVDGDDLPAVTVLHHLGLPDERVVEVPWADLDRAVEPDHLTSVWVPRLAAPVAGEVARFADLVRTLRRECPWDREQTHASLARHLVEETYETVDAIDGLGPGGEGVDHLEEELGDLLFQVVFHATLAAEEGWFTLADVARGIHDKLVARHPHVFGDVRAATAESVEANWERLKQAEKSRASVMDGIPAGLPALLYAAKVQRRAETVGVTAAGDGPAPPPTEDGLGDLLFALVDGARRRGLDAEGALRAAANRFRARVEAAEVAGGG